Proteins from a single region of Budorcas taxicolor isolate Tak-1 chromosome 11, Takin1.1, whole genome shotgun sequence:
- the LOC128055458 gene encoding LOW QUALITY PROTEIN: putative olfactory receptor 2W6 (The sequence of the model RefSeq protein was modified relative to this genomic sequence to represent the inferred CDS: substituted 1 base at 1 genomic stop codon), with product MVXLPSFSKGPMGTSNGSSRTDFILLGFSDRPQLEHIISVIVFIFYIITLVGNTTIILVSYLDTQLHTPMYFFLSNLSFVDLCYTTSIIPQMLVNLWGPKKSITYGGCVLQFFFALDLGATECLLLAVMAYDRYAAVCQPLHYTVIMHPELCQKMVLIAWLGGLGSALILCSLTLKLPRCGHQEVDNFFCEMPALIRMACVYSKVIEVVVFALGVVFLLVPLSLILISYGVITQAVMRIKSAARWRKILHTCGSHLTVVSLFYGTIIYMYMKPHTSASQDEGKFLTLFYTIVTPSLNPLIYTLRNKDVKSAMKRILWIKINGQRSHELNRKIRV from the coding sequence ATGGTATAGCTTCCTAGTTTTTCAAAAGGACCAATGGGAACCAGCAATGGAAGTTCCAGAACAGACTTCATCCTTCTGGGCTTTTCTGATCGGCCCCAATTGGAACACATCATCTCTGTGATTGTCTTCATCTTCTATATTATAACCCTGGTAGGAAACACAACTATCATTCTTGTATCTTACCTAGACACCCAGCTCCATACGCCCATGTATTTCTTCTTATCCAATTTGTCTTTTGTGGACCTCTGTTACACAACTAGCATTATCCCCCAGATGCTGGTAAATCTGTGGGGTCCAAAAAAGTCTATTACATATGGAGGCTGTGTGCTCCAATTCTTCTTTGCCCTTGACTTGGGAGCCACAGAATGCCTTCTCTTGGCTGTAATGGCTTATGACCGCTATGCTGCGGTCTGTCAACCTCTTCACTACACAGTAATAATGCACCCGGAGCTTTGCCAGAAGATGGTGTTGATTGCCTGGTTAGGTGGTCTTGGCAGTGCCTTAATTCTTTGCTCTTTGACTTTGAAGTTGCCGAGATGTGGGCACCAGGAGGTGGATAATTTTTTCTGTGAGATGCCAGCATTGATCAGGATGGCATGTGTCTATTCAAAAGTAATTGAAGTTGTTGTTTTTGCTCTTGGAGTGGTATTTCTTCTGGTACCTCTGTCACTAATTCTCATCTCATATGGAGTCATCACTCAAGCTGTCATGAGAATCAAGTCAGCAGCAAGGTGGCGAAAGATCCTTCATACATGTGGTTCCCACCTCACAGTAGTATCTCTGTTTTATGGAACAATCATTTATATGTACATGAAGCCACATACTAGTGCCTCACAAGATGAGGGGAAGTTCCTTACTCTCTTTTACACCATTGTCACACCCAGCCTTAACCCTCTGATATACACTTTAAGAAACAAAGATGTAAAGAGTGCAATGAAGAGAATATTGTGGATTAAAATAAATGGCCAGCGAAGTCatgaattaaatagaaaaatcagaGTGTAG
- the LOC128055461 gene encoding olfactory receptor 2W1, giving the protein MDQRNYTSLHGFILLGFSDHPKLEMVLSGVVTVFYLITLVGNTAIILASLLDSHLHTPMYFFLRNLSLLDLCFTTSIVPQMLVNLWAHDKTISYVGCVIQLYVYMWFGSIECLLLAVMSYDRFTAICKPLHYLVIMNPHLCLKMVITVWSISLANSLVLCTLTLNLPRCGNNLLDHFLCELPAMVKIACIDTTAVEMSVFALGIVIVLTPLILILISYGYIAKAVLRMKSKAGQRKAVNTCGSHLTVVSIFYGTIIYMYLQPGNNASKDRGKFLTLFYTIITPSLNPLIYTLRNKDMKDALKKLMRVDHKSTKSRRNWKS; this is encoded by the coding sequence ATGGACCAGAGAAATTATACTTCTCTACATGGCTTCATTCTGCTTGGCTTCTCTGACCATCCCAAACTGGAGATGGTCCTGTCAGGAGTTGTCACTGTCTTCTACTTAATTACCTTGGTCGGTAACACAGCCATCATTCTTGCATCTCTCCTGGATTCCCATCTCCACACACCAATGTACTTTTTCCTCCGGAATTTATCTCTCCTAGATCTATGTTTCACAACCAGCATCGTACCCCAGATGCTGGTTAACTTGTGGGCACATGATAAGACCATCAGCTATGTGGGCTGTGTCATTCAGCTCTATGTTTACATGTGGTTTGGCTCCATCGAGTGCCTGCTCCTAGCTGTTATGTCCTATGATCGTTTTACAGCTATCTGTAAGCCCTTGCATTATTTGGTCATCATGAACCCACATTTATGCCTCAAGATGGTTATCACAGTCTGGAGTATTAGTCTGGCCAATTCTCTGGTATTATGTACACTCACCCTGAATTTGcctagatgtggaaacaaccttcTGGATCATTTCTTGTGTGAGTTGCCAGCTATGGTCAAGATAGCCTGCATAGACACCACAGCAGTTGAAATGTCTGTTTTTGCTTTAGGCATTGTCATTGTCCTTACACCACTCATCCTCATTCTTATATCCTATGGCTACATTGCCAAAGCTGTGCTGAGAATGAAGTCAAAAGCAGGCCAGAGAAAAGCAGTTAATACCTGTGGATCTCATCTCACCGTAGTGTCCATCTTCTACGGAACTATTATCTACATGTACCTGCAACCAGGTAACAATGCCTCCAAGGACCGGGGTAAGTTCCTCACCCTCTTTTACACTATCATCACTCCAAGTCTCAACCCTCTCATTTATACCTTAAGGAATAAGGACATGAAAGAtgcactgaagaagctgatgagAGTTGACCACAAATCTACAAAATCAAGGAGAAACTGGAAGTCATAG